The following nucleotide sequence is from Fibrobacter sp..
CGGCTGAAGCATTGTTCCCGCTGTAAACGCCTTAGAATGTATAAAGGGGACTAATCAGAGGTGGAGCAATAAAAAGAGGGCAATACCCCTTTTTTATTTTTTTCCTGCCAGATTGTACAACACTCAGCGTTCGTTGTTCTTGATTCCGAATTCATCCAGCAGTTTTTCTGCCAGCTTATCGATGAATTCCTCGGAATTGTAGTAGCCACTCTCCATTTTTGCCTTCACCTCAGCGATCTTCTCACTTCTGATGTCTGGTTGAGCAGAGAGATTAGCAGCTATTGTTTCGAACTGTGCCTTTGTTTCGCTAAGACGCTGAGCACCAGAGGAAAACTCTGAACGGTCGGCAACTTGAGGCTTCCCGGCCTTCTCTGCCTTCTTTGCGTTCTCGACCTTTCTAAGTTCTGCCTGTAATGGTTGGGTAATTGCATTTATACGCATTTCCCATCACCGCCTTTCATTCCTTATTCTATGTATCGGTAGAAATTTTCAGAACTTTAACGTTATCTCGCTTTAGAGTATACTATCCTTCAGACGCCCCGTCTACTCAATCCTGATGCTATTTAATGGTCCCGATCATATCGAACATGGGCAGATACATTGCAATCAGGATTCCTCCGATAACTACACCCATGACTATGATCATTATTGGCTCGATTACCGATGTCAGAGCATCGATTGCAGCATCGACCTCTTCCTGATAGAACTCGGCGATTTTTTTGAGCATCTCTGCAAGATCTCCGGTTTTCTCTCCCACAGATATCATGTGAATAACCATAGGAGGAAAAACCCCGGTTTCCTTCAGTGGCTCTGCAATAGTAAGTCCGCCAGTGATCCGTTCAAGTGTCTTGATAATTCCTTTTTCAAGTACTTTGTTGCCGGCGGTTTTAGCCGTAATTGACAATGCATCTATGATTGTTACTCCGCTTGAGAGCAGTGTGGAGAGAGTCTGGGCGAACCGGCTTATTGAGCTTTTTCGTTCAAGATCACCAAAAACTGGAATTTTCAGTTTGATTCCATCCAGACGCAACCTTCCATTTTCGGTCTTGTAGTAATAAGATACCAGGAAGGCAAGTCCTGCTATGGCTGCGATTATCAGGAGAAAAAAACGTTGGAGAAAACTGGAAATATCCATGACAATTTTGGTTGGTAGTGGCAGGGAGCCACCCATGTCAACAAACATCTGTGCGAATGTAGGGACAACAAAGGTAAGCATAGCGACTGTGGCTAAAACAGCCACTATTAGCACAATGACAGGATAAGTCATTGCCCCTTTTATTTTTCTTCTCAAAGCTTCTGATTTTTCCTGATAATCTGCAAGGCGACTCAGTACTGTATCCAGATTTCCTGAAGCCTCGCCGGCAGCAACCATATTAGAGTAAAGAGAATTAAAAACCTGGGGGTGCTTGCCTAGAGCATCGGCCAGAGTACTCCCTCCCTGGATGTCTCCAGAGACCTGTTTTATGGAAGCTGATAGTTTTTTGTTTTCTGTCTGGGATGCCAGGATATCCAGACAGTTCACAAGCGGGAGGCCGGCGGAGGTCATTGCAGCGAATTGACGTGTGAACCGGCTCACATCCTTGAGAGACACTCCCGGACTTAAGAACTGTCCTATATCGAAGGTAAGGTTCTTAATGGAGACCGGCCGCAATTTCTTTTTTCGAAGAAGACTGATTACTTCTTCTTTGTTCTGCGCGTTGATCTCACCTTTTACCTGCTTGCCGGCAGTTGTCACGCCTATATATGAAAACCGGGCCATATTTCACTCCTGTGCCGAGACTATATATCACCAATCAGTCTGATTAATTGTTCCGGGTCATTACTACGGGTCAGAGCATCTTTTTTACTGATCAGTCGCTTCTGGTAGAGCCTTAGCAGCTCAGAATTCATAGTTTGCATGCCATACTTCTGGCCGATTTCGATAATACCCTGGAGCTGATGCACTTTGTCATCCCTGATCAGCGCACGCACCGCCATAGTAACCATCAGAATTTCACACGCCAGAACACGTCCTCCTGTTGTTGCCGGAAGAAGGGATTGGCTGATGATTCCTTCAAGTACCATTGAGAGCTGGGCTCTGATGGTGGCTTTCTGGTCAGCCGGGAAGACATCGATAATGCGGTTTATTGTCTGTGCCGCTGAATTCGTATGGAGTGTGGCCAGAGTCAAATGCCCGGTTTCGGCTATGCTGAGAGCCGCTTGAATGGTTTCGAGATCACGCATCTCACCTATGAGAACGACATCGGGGTCCTGGCGAAGCGCGACTCTGAGTGCACTGGCGAAACTCTGGGTATCCTGGGATACTTCCCGCTGATTGACAATACATTTTTTGTGCTTATGAATAAACTCAATCGGGTCCTCAACAGTAAGGATATGCCCTTCACGTTCACTGTTGATTTTATCAACCATTGCGGCAAGAGTAGTGCTTTTTCCGCTCCCAGTCGGCCCGGTGACAAGAACCAACCCGTTTGGCCTTTCGGTCAGTTTACCCACAATAGTCGGGAGTCCCAGGTCCGCGAGTGGTTTTATAGTATATGGAATCTGCCTGATGGCACAGGTGCAGCATCCTCTCTGGAGAAAAACATTGGCCCTGTACCTTGAAAGGTTCTGAACCCCGAAAGAAAAGTCTACCTCTTTTTTCTGTTCGAATATCTTCTTCTGTGCCTCATTCATTATGCTATAGACAAGCTTCTGGACCTGTTCCGGTGAAAGCGATTCAGCATCTGAGGGTATAAGTCTGCCATTGATCCGGAAAAGAGGAGGAGAACCAGTTGTCAAATGCAGATCTGAAGCGTTTCGCTCAGCCATCTTTTTAAGCAATTCGTGCATCGATACCATAATTTAAAACTACTATTTTTTAGGTGTAAATGAAAGTGGCGGATTCATCGTTTTATATTCAATTTATATTCAATCACGC
It contains:
- a CDS encoding flagellar biosynthesis anti-sigma factor FlgM, producing the protein MRINAITQPLQAELRKVENAKKAEKAGKPQVADRSEFSSGAQRLSETKAQFETIAANLSAQPDIRSEKIAEVKAKMESGYYNSEEFIDKLAEKLLDEFGIKNNER
- a CDS encoding type II secretion system F family protein, which translates into the protein MARFSYIGVTTAGKQVKGEINAQNKEEVISLLRKKKLRPVSIKNLTFDIGQFLSPGVSLKDVSRFTRQFAAMTSAGLPLVNCLDILASQTENKKLSASIKQVSGDIQGGSTLADALGKHPQVFNSLYSNMVAAGEASGNLDTVLSRLADYQEKSEALRRKIKGAMTYPVIVLIVAVLATVAMLTFVVPTFAQMFVDMGGSLPLPTKIVMDISSFLQRFFLLIIAAIAGLAFLVSYYYKTENGRLRLDGIKLKIPVFGDLERKSSISRFAQTLSTLLSSGVTIIDALSITAKTAGNKVLEKGIIKTLERITGGLTIAEPLKETGVFPPMVIHMISVGEKTGDLAEMLKKIAEFYQEEVDAAIDALTSVIEPIMIIVMGVVIGGILIAMYLPMFDMIGTIK
- a CDS encoding type IV pilus twitching motility protein PilT, which translates into the protein MVSMHELLKKMAERNASDLHLTTGSPPLFRINGRLIPSDAESLSPEQVQKLVYSIMNEAQKKIFEQKKEVDFSFGVQNLSRYRANVFLQRGCCTCAIRQIPYTIKPLADLGLPTIVGKLTERPNGLVLVTGPTGSGKSTTLAAMVDKINSEREGHILTVEDPIEFIHKHKKCIVNQREVSQDTQSFASALRVALRQDPDVVLIGEMRDLETIQAALSIAETGHLTLATLHTNSAAQTINRIIDVFPADQKATIRAQLSMVLEGIISQSLLPATTGGRVLACEILMVTMAVRALIRDDKVHQLQGIIEIGQKYGMQTMNSELLRLYQKRLISKKDALTRSNDPEQLIRLIGDI